A section of the Hevea brasiliensis isolate MT/VB/25A 57/8 chromosome 17, ASM3005281v1, whole genome shotgun sequence genome encodes:
- the LOC131175550 gene encoding LOW QUALITY PROTEIN: probable potassium transporter 13 (The sequence of the model RefSeq protein was modified relative to this genomic sequence to represent the inferred CDS: inserted 1 base in 1 codon), translated as MQKLYKTTLLLSYQSFGVVYGDLCTSPMYVYKSTFSGSLQLYEENQEIFGVLSLVFWTLTIIPLCKYIIFVLGADDNGEGGPFALYSLLCRRSKMGFLEGSHMGHEGFSSHDSSAPTKETRTSLLIKEFFEKHHSSRLVLLLVVLLGTSMVIGDGILTPTMSVLSAVYGIETKVPNLHENYTVAIACVVLVGXFALQHCGTHRVGFLFAPILLAWLLCLGGVGIYNIFHWNPGVINALSPSYIYKFFQKAGKSGWSSLGGIVLCVTGAEAMFADLGHFSQLSLRIAFTVIVYPCLVLAYMGEAAYLSMHKEDLQRSFYKAIPEVIFWPVFLIATLATVVGSQAIISATFSIISQSRALGCFPRVKIVHTSNNIHGQIYIPEVNWILMLLCLAVVIGFRDTAMIGNAYGLAVVVVMFVTTLLMFLIISTVWNRNVFWALLFVLVFGFVELSYFSACLAKVHKGGWLPLVVSLLILSLMSTWHYGTSKKLAFEMENKVSLDSLLTLGSNLGITRVPGICLVYSDVTNGVPPMFAHFVTNFPAFHQILIFVTLQSLMIPKVPVGERFHFVRIGPPEFPLFRCIVRYGYKDVRDSHDLETHLIENMSRFLKCQVQSQEMAIIEANEKGTTGAGTRKVRFKINIEVSEEVEELMEAKEAGVAYMISNTSVKASEASSFLKKFAIDIVYGFLRRNSRCPATALGIPPASLIEVGMLYHV; from the exons ATGCAGAAGCTCTACAAAACAACTCTGTTACTTTCCTACCAGAGTTTCGGGGTTGTTTACGGGGATTTATGCACATCCCCTATGTATGTCTATAAAAGCACATTCTCTGGGAGTTTACAGCTCTACGAGGAGAACCAGGAGATTTTTGGGGTACTTTCTCTAGTTTTCTGGACTTTGACCATCATTCCTCTTTGCAAGTACATTATATTTGTCTTAGGGGCAGATGACAATGGCGAAG GCGGACCATTTGCATTGTATTCATTGCTCTGCCGACGCTCCAAAATGGGTTTCTTAGAGGGCTCTCACATGGGGCATGAGGGTTTTTCTTCTCATGATTCTTCTGCGCCTACCAAGGAGACAAGAACTAGCTTGCTTATAAAGGAATTCTTCGAGAAGCATCATTCTTCTCGTCTAGTGTTGCTGCTAGTTGTTCTGCTTGGGACTAGCATGGTTATCGGTGATGGAATTCTGACCCCAACAATGTCTG TTTTATCTGCAGTGTACGGAATTGAAACAAAGGTGCCAAATTTACATGAGA ATTATACTGTGGCAATTGCCTGTGTGGTCTTGGTGG CTTTTGCACTCCAGCACTGTGGAACACATAGAGTTGGGTTTCTGTTTGCTCCAATTTTGTTAGCTTGGCTACTGTGCCTTGGTGGAGTTGGCATTTATAACATATTCCATTGGAACCCTGGCGTGATCAATGCTCTATCTCCAagctatatttataaatttttccagAAAGCCGGAAAAAGTGGATGGAGTTCACTAGGAGGCATTGTTCTCTGTGTTACAG GAGCAGAAGCTATGTTTGCTGATCTTGGCCATTTCTCACAACTTTCTCTCAGG ATTGCTTTTACAGtaattgtgtatccttgcttggTTCTGGCTTATATGGGTGAAGCTGCCTACCTATCCATGCACAAAGAGGATCTTCAGAGAAGTTTTTACAAGGCTATCCCAG AGGTAATATTTTGGCCAGTGTTTCTCATTGCAACCCTGGCAACTGTGGTGGGTAGCCAAGCAATAATCTCGGCAACTTTCTCCATCATTAGTCAGTCCAGGGCACTGGGTTGCTTCCCACGAGTAAAGATAGTGCACACATCAAATAATATACATGGGCAGATATACATACCAGAGGTGAACTGGATACTAATGCTGTTGTGTCTTGCTGTTGTTATTGGATTCAGAGACACTGCTATGATTGGCAATGCATACG GTCTTGCTGTGGTTGTAGTTATGTTCGTCACAACCTTGTTGATGTTTTTGATCATTAGCACTGTGTGGAATCGAAATGTTTTCTGGGCTTTACTGTTTGTATTGGTGTTTGGATTTGTGGAATTGTCGTATTTCTCTGCATGCCTTGCCAAGGTACACAAAGGAGGATGGCTTCCCCTAGTGGTCTCTCTCCTAATCTTGTCTCTAATGTCAACGTGGCATTACGGAACTTCAAAAAAGCTTGCGTTTGAGATGGAGAACAAGGTTAGCTTGGACAGCCTGCTGACCCTAGGATCAAACCTGGGAATAACAAGAGTTCCAGGAATTTGCCTAGTTTACTCTGATGTTACCAATGGTGTGCCCCCAATGTTCGCTCATTTTGTCACAAACTTTCCCGCATTCCATCAGATTCTCATATTCGTGACCCTTCAGTCTTTGATGATCCCAAAAGTTCCAGTTGGTGAGCGTTTCCATTTTGTGAGGATAGGACCTCCAGAATTCCCTCTGTTCCGGTGCATTGTTAG ATACGGGTACAAGGATGTGAGGGACAGCCATGACTTGGAAACTCATCTGATTGAAAACATGTCAAGATTCCTGAAATGTCAAGTTCAAAGTCAAGAAATGGCAATAATAGAGGCAAATGAGAAGGGTACTACTGGTGCTGGGACAAGgaaagtgaggtttaaaataaaTATAGAAGTAAGCGAGGAAGTAGAGGAACTGATGGAGGCAAAAGAAGCAGGTGTGGCTTACATGATTAGCAATACTAGTGTGAAAGCAAGTGAGGCATCATCTTTCCTGAAGAAGTTTGCCATTGACATTGTTTATGGGTTTCTTAGACGCAATAGCAGGTGCCCTGCAACTGCACTTGGGATTCCACCCGCTTCACTTATTGAAGTGGGCATGCTTTATCATGTATAA
- the LOC131175347 gene encoding cyclin-T1-3-like isoform X1: MANSLPGDSSHHGTNLQNYSQEKLEEGSRWYFSRKEIEENSPSRRDGIDLKKETYLRKSYCTFLQDLGMRLKVPQLTIATSIIFCHRFFLRQSHAKNDRRTIATVCMFLAGKVEETPRPLKDVILVSYEIIHKKDPEAVQRIKQKDVYEQQKELILLGERVVLSTLGFDLNVQHPYKPLVDAIKKFKVAQNALAQVAWNFVNDGLRTSLCLQFKPHHIAAGAIFLAAKFLKVKLPSDGEKVWWQEFDVTPRQLEEVSNQMLELYEQNRPSTNNEAEGSTVGGVTHQTTSKASSGKEDHATTNSHSQAGGINSRHGTSKSMSLADNCGGAPRATHNQGNEHASGEMKNPSDHNADGESSDYVDQGIVVPRHENMGEAQNTWRHASHGKEDQERNAARSEISETGELKDKHFGRNLENREGTVGHSPQDAIKKIDRDKVKAALEKRKKSRGDVARKTDLLDEDDLIERELEAGIELAAESEKSKRDRRQSYSKPLDRHEHENLHHEKHQEDAGDGESRGMKGHLSHKSDLNMEEGEVPDDMDQGLHSPKSSKRKRKSWSPPDKMPEGKHWNDYVPHHYNNHDYLDDRNRMSRLGYVERDH; encoded by the exons ATGGCTAATTCACTGCCTGGTGACTCTTCTCATCATGGAACAAACCTGCAGAATTATTCTCAGGAAAAACTGGAGGAAGGCAGTCGTTGGTACTTTTCTAGAAAGGAAATCGAAGAAAACTCTCCATCCAGACGTGACGGCATTGACTTGAAGAAGGAGACTTACTTACGTAAATCCTACTGCACATTTCTACAAGATTTGGGCATGAGACTGAAAgt GCCCCAGCTAACAATTGCTACATCAATAATTTTCTGTCACCGATTCTTTCTTCGTCAATCCCATGCAAAGAATGATAGGAGG ACTATTGCCACAGTTTGTATGTTTCTTGCGGGGAAGGTGGAGGAGACTCCCCGTCCACTGAAAGATGTTATCCTTGTTTCTTATGAAATCATTCATAAAAAGGATCCTGAAGCTGTTCAGAGGATCAAACAAAAG GACGTATATGAACAGCAGAAAGAATTGATTTTACTTGGAGAGAGAGTTGTTCTTTCAACTCTTGGTTTTGATCTAAACGTGCAGCACCCATATAAACCTCTTGTTGATGCGATAAAGAAATTTAAGGTTGCTCAAAATGCCCTTGCTCAGGTGGCATGGAATTTTGTGAATGATGG ACTGCGCACATCTCTTTGCTTGCAATTTAAGCCTCACCACATTGCGGCAGGTGCCATTTTTCTTGCTGCAAAGTTCCTCAAAGTAAAGCTTCCATCAGATGGAGAGAAAGTTTGGTGGCAAGAGTTTGATGTTACCCCACGGCAATTGGAAG aggTGAGCAATCAGATGCTTGAACTCTACGAACAGAATCGACCTTCTACTAACAATGAAGCTGAAGGAAGCACTGTAGGTGGGGTTACACATCAGACCACATCAAAAGCTTCATCTGGCAAGGAAGATCATGCAACAACTAATAGTCATTCTCAGGCTGGAGGTATAAATTCAAGACATGGAACCTCAAAGTCAATGTCACTTGCAGATAATTGTGGTGGGGCACCAAGAGCCACCCATAATCAAGGTAATGAACATGCAAGTGGAGAGATGAAGAATCCTTCAGATCATAATGCTGATGGCGAGTCTTCAGATTATGTAGACCAAGGAATAGTGGTGCCTCGCCATGAGAATATGGGGGAAGCTCAAAACACATGGAGACATGCATCCCATGGAAAAGAAGATCAAGAAAGGAATGCTGCAAGAAGTGAAATAAGTGAAACAGGGGAATTAAAAGACAAACATTTTGGTCGAAATTTGGAAAACAGAGAAGGTACAGTAGGCCATTCACCCCAAGATGCTATTAAAAAGATTGACAGAGACAAAGTAAAGGCAGCGCTGGAGAAACGGAAGAAGTCAAGGGGTGATGTTGCAAGGAAAACTGACCTCTTGGACGAGGATGATCTCATTGAGAGGGAACTGGAAGCTGGTATTGAACTAGCTGCAGAGAGTGAGAAGAGTAAGCGGGACAGGAGGCAAAGCTATTCTAAGCCCTTGGACAGGCATGAGCATGAAAACCTACATCATGAAAAACATCAAGAGGATGCAGGGGATGGAGAAAGTCGAGGAATGAAGGGGCATTTATCACATAAATCAGATTTGAACATGGAAGAAGGTGAAGTTCCCGATGACATGGACCAGGGCTTGCATTCACCCAAATCAAGCAAACGCAAGCGAAAGTCATGGAGCCCACCAGACAAGATGCCTGAGGGCAAGCATTGGAATGATTATGTGCCACATCATTATAATAATCACGACTACTTAGACGACCGTAACAGGATGAGCAGGCTTGGTTATGTGGAGAGGGATCACTGA
- the LOC110638503 gene encoding uncharacterized protein LOC110638503 produces the protein MASAPSNKIDTAHQMYRDGKYEQALGFYTDALSMAKTKPQKIALHSNRAACFLKLHDFKKAADECTSVLELDHKHAGALMLRAQTLVTLKEYHSALFDVNRLMELNPSSEVYRNLEARLRTQLSLAPIPESEAELEEEEEKDEAEPFRPEEEQQDGEDAAITIARTNQQTEPCAATVNTELVPRIPTINGSSEIYKEQKFEPRKTIAAEVIAQAQRKVEPRKTLAAEVIAQAQRKKESSDQLSKGWQAIPKPKGHSALDYARWDRVEDDLSEDDDDEDDEESQPQYRFRVRTVGVQSVK, from the exons ATGGCATCTGCGCCGTCGAACAAGATCGACACGGCTCACCAGATGTACAGGGACGGAAAGTATGAGCAAGCGCTGGGCTTTTACACTGACGCGCTTTccatggccaaaaccaagccccAGAAGATCGCTTTGCATAGTAACAGAGCTGCCTGTTTTTTGAAATTGCACGATTTCAAAAAG GCTGCTGATGAATGCACGTCGGTGCTGGAGCTTGATCACAAGCACGCTGGAGCGTTGATGCTGCGGGCGCAGACACTAGTCACCCTCAAGGAGTATCACTCCGCCCTCTTTGATGTCAACAGGCTTATGGAGTTGAACCCTTCTTCGGAAGTTTATCGAAATCTTGAAGCTCGGTTGAGGACACAATTG TCACTTGCTCCAATACCTGAATCTGAAGCTGAgttggaagaagaggaagaaaaagatgaAGCAGAACCATTTAGACCTGAGGAAGAACAGCAAGACGGAGAAGATGCAGCTATAACAATAGCAAGAACTAATCAGCAAACTGAACCTTGTGCAGCTACTGTTAACACTGAACTTGTGCCTAGAATTCCAACCATCAACGGGTCTTCTGAAATATACAAAGAGCAAAAATTTGAGCCTAGAAAGACCATTGCTGCTGAAGTTATTGCCCAAGCACAGCGGAAAGTTGAGCCTAGAAAGACTCTTGCTGCTGAAGTTATAGCTCAAGCACAGAGGAAGAAGGAATCATCTGACCAACTTTCCAAAGGATGGCAAGCAATTCCAAAACCAAAGGGCCACTCTGCTTTGGATTATGCTCGTTGGGATAGAGTTGAGGATGACTTGAgtgaagatgatgatgatgaagatgatgaagaGTCACAGCCTCAGTATCGCTTCCGTGTAAGAACAGTTGGGGTACAATCAGTGAAGTGA
- the LOC131175347 gene encoding cyclin-T1-5-like isoform X3 has product MFLAGKVEETPRPLKDVILVSYEIIHKKDPEAVQRIKQKDVYEQQKELILLGERVVLSTLGFDLNVQHPYKPLVDAIKKFKVAQNALAQVAWNFVNDGLRTSLCLQFKPHHIAAGAIFLAAKFLKVKLPSDGEKVWWQEFDVTPRQLEEVSNQMLELYEQNRPSTNNEAEGSTVGGVTHQTTSKASSGKEDHATTNSHSQAGGINSRHGTSKSMSLADNCGGAPRATHNQGNEHASGEMKNPSDHNADGESSDYVDQGIVVPRHENMGEAQNTWRHASHGKEDQERNAARSEISETGELKDKHFGRNLENREGTVGHSPQDAIKKIDRDKVKAALEKRKKSRGDVARKTDLLDEDDLIERELEAGIELAAESEKSKRDRRQSYSKPLDRHEHENLHHEKHQEDAGDGESRGMKGHLSHKSDLNMEEGEVPDDMDQGLHSPKSSKRKRKSWSPPDKMPEGKHWNDYVPHHYNNHDYLDDRNRMSRLGYVERDH; this is encoded by the exons ATGTTTCTTGCGGGGAAGGTGGAGGAGACTCCCCGTCCACTGAAAGATGTTATCCTTGTTTCTTATGAAATCATTCATAAAAAGGATCCTGAAGCTGTTCAGAGGATCAAACAAAAG GACGTATATGAACAGCAGAAAGAATTGATTTTACTTGGAGAGAGAGTTGTTCTTTCAACTCTTGGTTTTGATCTAAACGTGCAGCACCCATATAAACCTCTTGTTGATGCGATAAAGAAATTTAAGGTTGCTCAAAATGCCCTTGCTCAGGTGGCATGGAATTTTGTGAATGATGG ACTGCGCACATCTCTTTGCTTGCAATTTAAGCCTCACCACATTGCGGCAGGTGCCATTTTTCTTGCTGCAAAGTTCCTCAAAGTAAAGCTTCCATCAGATGGAGAGAAAGTTTGGTGGCAAGAGTTTGATGTTACCCCACGGCAATTGGAAG aggTGAGCAATCAGATGCTTGAACTCTACGAACAGAATCGACCTTCTACTAACAATGAAGCTGAAGGAAGCACTGTAGGTGGGGTTACACATCAGACCACATCAAAAGCTTCATCTGGCAAGGAAGATCATGCAACAACTAATAGTCATTCTCAGGCTGGAGGTATAAATTCAAGACATGGAACCTCAAAGTCAATGTCACTTGCAGATAATTGTGGTGGGGCACCAAGAGCCACCCATAATCAAGGTAATGAACATGCAAGTGGAGAGATGAAGAATCCTTCAGATCATAATGCTGATGGCGAGTCTTCAGATTATGTAGACCAAGGAATAGTGGTGCCTCGCCATGAGAATATGGGGGAAGCTCAAAACACATGGAGACATGCATCCCATGGAAAAGAAGATCAAGAAAGGAATGCTGCAAGAAGTGAAATAAGTGAAACAGGGGAATTAAAAGACAAACATTTTGGTCGAAATTTGGAAAACAGAGAAGGTACAGTAGGCCATTCACCCCAAGATGCTATTAAAAAGATTGACAGAGACAAAGTAAAGGCAGCGCTGGAGAAACGGAAGAAGTCAAGGGGTGATGTTGCAAGGAAAACTGACCTCTTGGACGAGGATGATCTCATTGAGAGGGAACTGGAAGCTGGTATTGAACTAGCTGCAGAGAGTGAGAAGAGTAAGCGGGACAGGAGGCAAAGCTATTCTAAGCCCTTGGACAGGCATGAGCATGAAAACCTACATCATGAAAAACATCAAGAGGATGCAGGGGATGGAGAAAGTCGAGGAATGAAGGGGCATTTATCACATAAATCAGATTTGAACATGGAAGAAGGTGAAGTTCCCGATGACATGGACCAGGGCTTGCATTCACCCAAATCAAGCAAACGCAAGCGAAAGTCATGGAGCCCACCAGACAAGATGCCTGAGGGCAAGCATTGGAATGATTATGTGCCACATCATTATAATAATCACGACTACTTAGACGACCGTAACAGGATGAGCAGGCTTGGTTATGTGGAGAGGGATCACTGA
- the LOC131175347 gene encoding cyclin-T1-3-like isoform X2 codes for MEYQCSCRPQLTIATSIIFCHRFFLRQSHAKNDRRTIATVCMFLAGKVEETPRPLKDVILVSYEIIHKKDPEAVQRIKQKDVYEQQKELILLGERVVLSTLGFDLNVQHPYKPLVDAIKKFKVAQNALAQVAWNFVNDGLRTSLCLQFKPHHIAAGAIFLAAKFLKVKLPSDGEKVWWQEFDVTPRQLEEVSNQMLELYEQNRPSTNNEAEGSTVGGVTHQTTSKASSGKEDHATTNSHSQAGGINSRHGTSKSMSLADNCGGAPRATHNQGNEHASGEMKNPSDHNADGESSDYVDQGIVVPRHENMGEAQNTWRHASHGKEDQERNAARSEISETGELKDKHFGRNLENREGTVGHSPQDAIKKIDRDKVKAALEKRKKSRGDVARKTDLLDEDDLIERELEAGIELAAESEKSKRDRRQSYSKPLDRHEHENLHHEKHQEDAGDGESRGMKGHLSHKSDLNMEEGEVPDDMDQGLHSPKSSKRKRKSWSPPDKMPEGKHWNDYVPHHYNNHDYLDDRNRMSRLGYVERDH; via the exons ATGGAATATCAATGCAGT tgcaGGCCCCAGCTAACAATTGCTACATCAATAATTTTCTGTCACCGATTCTTTCTTCGTCAATCCCATGCAAAGAATGATAGGAGG ACTATTGCCACAGTTTGTATGTTTCTTGCGGGGAAGGTGGAGGAGACTCCCCGTCCACTGAAAGATGTTATCCTTGTTTCTTATGAAATCATTCATAAAAAGGATCCTGAAGCTGTTCAGAGGATCAAACAAAAG GACGTATATGAACAGCAGAAAGAATTGATTTTACTTGGAGAGAGAGTTGTTCTTTCAACTCTTGGTTTTGATCTAAACGTGCAGCACCCATATAAACCTCTTGTTGATGCGATAAAGAAATTTAAGGTTGCTCAAAATGCCCTTGCTCAGGTGGCATGGAATTTTGTGAATGATGG ACTGCGCACATCTCTTTGCTTGCAATTTAAGCCTCACCACATTGCGGCAGGTGCCATTTTTCTTGCTGCAAAGTTCCTCAAAGTAAAGCTTCCATCAGATGGAGAGAAAGTTTGGTGGCAAGAGTTTGATGTTACCCCACGGCAATTGGAAG aggTGAGCAATCAGATGCTTGAACTCTACGAACAGAATCGACCTTCTACTAACAATGAAGCTGAAGGAAGCACTGTAGGTGGGGTTACACATCAGACCACATCAAAAGCTTCATCTGGCAAGGAAGATCATGCAACAACTAATAGTCATTCTCAGGCTGGAGGTATAAATTCAAGACATGGAACCTCAAAGTCAATGTCACTTGCAGATAATTGTGGTGGGGCACCAAGAGCCACCCATAATCAAGGTAATGAACATGCAAGTGGAGAGATGAAGAATCCTTCAGATCATAATGCTGATGGCGAGTCTTCAGATTATGTAGACCAAGGAATAGTGGTGCCTCGCCATGAGAATATGGGGGAAGCTCAAAACACATGGAGACATGCATCCCATGGAAAAGAAGATCAAGAAAGGAATGCTGCAAGAAGTGAAATAAGTGAAACAGGGGAATTAAAAGACAAACATTTTGGTCGAAATTTGGAAAACAGAGAAGGTACAGTAGGCCATTCACCCCAAGATGCTATTAAAAAGATTGACAGAGACAAAGTAAAGGCAGCGCTGGAGAAACGGAAGAAGTCAAGGGGTGATGTTGCAAGGAAAACTGACCTCTTGGACGAGGATGATCTCATTGAGAGGGAACTGGAAGCTGGTATTGAACTAGCTGCAGAGAGTGAGAAGAGTAAGCGGGACAGGAGGCAAAGCTATTCTAAGCCCTTGGACAGGCATGAGCATGAAAACCTACATCATGAAAAACATCAAGAGGATGCAGGGGATGGAGAAAGTCGAGGAATGAAGGGGCATTTATCACATAAATCAGATTTGAACATGGAAGAAGGTGAAGTTCCCGATGACATGGACCAGGGCTTGCATTCACCCAAATCAAGCAAACGCAAGCGAAAGTCATGGAGCCCACCAGACAAGATGCCTGAGGGCAAGCATTGGAATGATTATGTGCCACATCATTATAATAATCACGACTACTTAGACGACCGTAACAGGATGAGCAGGCTTGGTTATGTGGAGAGGGATCACTGA